Below is a genomic region from Sinobacterium norvegicum.
ACAGGAAGCTGAGCGAGGCATTACTATCCAGTCAGCAGCGACTACCTGTTTCTGGAAAGATCACCGCATGAACATCATCGATACTCCAGGCCACGTTGACTTCACCGTTGAAGTTTATCGCTCGCTTAAAGTATTGGATGGCGGCGTCGGTGTATTCTGTGGTTCAGGCGGTGTTGAGCCTCAGTCAGAGACTAACTGGCGCTACGCGAACGACTCAGAAGTCGCTCGTATTATCTTCGTTAACAAGCTAGACCGCATGGGTGCAGACTTCCTACGCGTTGTTGGCCAGGTAGAGAAAGTATTGGGTGCAAACCCAATGGTTATGACTCTGCCTATCGGTATCGAAGAAGACTTTAAAGGCCTTGTAGACATTCTATCTCGCACAGCCTACGTGTGGGATGACTCAGGTCAGCCTGAAAACTTCGAAACCATCGACATTCCAGCCGACATGGTTGACCAAGTCGAAGAGTATCGTGAGAAGCTGATCGAAATGGCCGTTGAACAAGACGACGACCTAATGATGATGTACATGGACGGCGAAGAGCCCTCCATGGAAGACATCAAGCGCTGTATCCGTAAGGGTACCCGCACCATGGACTTCTTCCCGACTTACTGTGGCTCTGCGTTCAAGAACAAAGGTGTACAGCTGATTCTTGATGCTGTTATCGACTATCTTCCGTCGCCAACTGAGGTTGACCCTCAGCCATTAACCGACGAAGAAGGCACACCAAACGGTGAGGTTGCATTGGTTACACCAGACGCACCCTTCCGCGCACTGGCGTTTAAGATCATGGATGACCGTTTCGGCGCCCTGACCTTTATCCGTATATACTCTGGCGTACTGAACAAGGGTGACACCATCCTTAACTCGTTCACCGGTAAGACTGAGCGTATTGGCCGTATGGTTGAGATGCACGCCGATGAACGTACCGAATTGAGCAGCGCTCAGGCCGGCGACATCATCGCCATCGTTGGCATGAAGAATGTACAGACTGGTCACACACTGTGTGATCCTAAGCACGAATGTACACTTGAGCCTATGGTCTTCCCTGAGCCAGTCATCTCTATCTCTGTCACGCCTAAAGACAAAACTGGCATCGACAAGATGGGTATTGCCATCGGTAAGATGGTTGCAGAAGATCCTACTTTCTTGGTTCACACCGACGAAGAGTCTGGTCAAACCATCCTACGCGGCATGGGTGAACTTCACCTAGACATCAAGGTTGATATCTTGAAGCGTACTTACGGCGTTGATCTAGAAGTTGGCGAGCCAATGGTTGCCTACCGCGAGACCATCACCCAAGAAGTTGACGACAGCTACACTCACAAGAAGCAGTCTGGTGGTTCTGGTCAGTACGGTAAGATCGACTATATCATCAAGCCCGGCGAGCCAGGCACTGGCTTCACTTTCAGCTCTAAGGTTGTTGGTGGTAACGTACCGAAGGAATTCTTCCCAGCTGTTGAGAAGGGTTTCAATAGCATGATGGACACTGGTCCTCTTGCTGGCTTCCCAGTACTCGATGTTGAAGTCGTACTTTACGATGGTGGCATGCACGCGGTTGACTCCTCGGCTATCGCTTTCGAAATCGCTGCTAAAGGCGCTTTCCGTCAGTCTATGCCTAAGGCCGGTCCTCAGTTGATCGAACCTATCATGGCTGTTGACGTGTTCACACCTGATGACAACGTGGGTGATGTTATCGGCGACCTTAACCGTCGTCGCGGCATGATCAAAGACCAAGAAGCGGGTGTTTCTGGCGTTCGTATCAAGGCAGACGTTCCACTATCGGAAATGTTTGGCTACATCGGACACCTACGTACCATCACTTCAGGCCGTGGTCAGTTCTCTATGGAGTTCTCACACTACAGCTCTTGCCCTCAAAACGTAGCTGAAAAAGTTATCGCTGAAGAGAAAGAGCGTCAGGAAGCTAAGAACAAGAAGTAACTCTCTGCTCCCTCGACAAAAAAGCCCGAGCCTAAACCCTCGGGCTTTTTTGTGGCCGTCAGAAAGCAAAAAAAATCGACAAAAGCCCCGCGACAACGCCCATCACAGCTGGGCTATGGTAGTATTTAGCCATTGCAAATAATTAGGTTTACCGATGAAGTCCACCGACGATGTACGTATCAACGAATTAAAAGAATTAATCTCACCTGAACAGCTGATCGAACAACTACCGGTCAGCGAACCAGCCGGCAGCGTAGTCAATCAGGCCCGCAATACCATTCACAATATTTTGCACGGCAAGGATGATCGCCTGCTAGCCATTGTTGGCCCCTGCTCTATTCATGACCCTGGCGCCGCAATCGAATACGGCAAGCAGCTCAAAGCCCTGCATGATGAGTTGATTGACGACGTCTTCATTGTGATGCGCGTCTACTTTGAAAAGCCCCGTACCACTGTCGGCTGGAAAGGCCTGATCAACGATCCCGATTTAGACGACAGCTTCCAAATCAATAAAGGTCTGCAGATTGCCCGCAAGTTATTACTCGACTTAGGTAATATGGGCTTGGCCGCCGGCAGCGAATACCTCGATTTAATCAGTCCACAGTATATTGCCGACTTGATTTCCTGGGGCGCCATCGGTGCTCGTACCACCGAGAGCCAAACACACCGCGAACTAGCCTCTGGTCTATCCTGCCCCGTCGGCTTCAAAAACGCCACCGATGGCGATATTCAGGTTGCCATCGATGCCATTAACTCAGCCTCACAACCACACAATTTTTTGTCGGTAACCAAGGGCGGCCGCTCAGCCATTTTTAACACCACCGGCAATGAAGACTGCCACGTCATCCTACGCGGTGGCAAACACCCTAACTACGACATGTTCTCAGTCGACGACACCTCTTCGATGCTGACCAAATCCGGCCTGGCACCACGCATTATGATCGACGCCAGCCATGCCAATAGTCGCAAAATACCTGCTCGCCAGATCGATGTCAGCAACGATATCGCCAATCAGGTAGCCAAAGGCAACGACGCAATCTTTGGCGTCATGATCGAGAGCAATATTGTTGAAGGCCGCCAAAACGTCGTTGATGGACAACCACTTACCTATGGCCAATCCATTACCGACCCCTGCATCAACATCGATGATACCGCCGCGGCGCTGCGCAACCTCGCCCAGGCTGTGCAGGAACGTCGCGGCTGATACCGCATAGCATTCGATCAATCAAAAGGCGCTTAGGCGCCTTTTTTGTCGGCAGCTATTTCAATGGCCATGCTTGACTTATTAATACTAAGGTATTAACTTGTAAGCACCCCAGCCACAATAAGACAGCACTATGGACCAGTCAACCACCAACAATCTCATCAATCGCCTGATTGATGCCATCGAAATCGGTGACTCGGAACAGGGAGACTCCTCCCCTCTGATCGACAGCAGTATCTTTGTGGATAACGCTGTCTTCAACGCAGAAAAACAGCATTTCTTTCATAACACGCCGCAGGTTGTCGGCTTCGCTTCAGAAGTGAGCAAGCCGGGCAGCTATTTTACCACCGACGTGCTTGGCATTCCCATCGTCATTACCCGCGATGAAGACCATCAACTGCACGCTTTCATCAATGCCTGCGCCCACCGCGGCGCCAAGGTCGCCAACGGCAGCGGAGAGCGCAAACGCCTGACCTGCTCGTTCCACGGCTGGACTTACGATTTAAACGGGCAACTCTACGGCCGACCTAAAAAGCAGTGCTTCGACCAAGCTGGACCTGAGTGCAACCTCTCTAAGTTGCCTGTCAGCGATAAATACGGTGTGCTGGTTGTTGGCCCCCATCGGGGCATCAGCCAACCACAGGTCGACCAAGCGCTCGATGACATTGGCGATCAACTCGTTGGTTTTGAGCTACAACACAGCCAACCGCTCGACTGTCGCCGCATCGACGTCAAAGCCAATTGGAAACTGATCGCAGGACTCAGCCACGAGAGCTATCACTTCAACATACTGCATCGCAACTCTGTCGGTCAGCTGCTCGACCCCAATTCTGTCTTCGACACCTTCAAGCGTCATAGCCGTTGGGCCTATGCCGTCAAAGGCATCGAAAACCTCAAAAAACAACCCGAACAGCAATGGCCACGCTTTCTGCTTGGCGGCTGTAACCATACCCTTTTCCCTGGCACACTCTTAATCACCAATCAGAGCGACGCCCAGATGATTAGGCTGGAGCCAGGCAATAAGCCCAATGAGTCAATTATCTATTTCTCAGGGATATTCCGCGATACTAACAAGAGAGAGGATTCTCAGTCAGCCTTCGATTTCGGCTTCGATGTATTTACCACGGAAGATCTGCCCGCCGCCGAAGAATGCCAGCGCGGCTTCGAGGCCGGCATGCCAACCATGATTATCGGTAAAAACGAACCGGTCATGGCCTTTTGGCACCAACTTTGGCAGCAAGAGCTGGCAAAGGTGGCTACTTAAGTTTCTTCAACAGCTGCTTTACTTCTCGCTGCAACTCACTGTCACCGGTTTGAGCAGCAGCGACATCGGCAGCCTGCAGCTTCGGCAGCGCCAGCTCCGGCTGGCCCTGCTCAATACTCAGCACTGCCGAGGCGTAGTTGATCGAGGCGATGAAATCTTGATTCTCGATGGCCTCAGCAAAATCGAGGGCTTTTTGATAGTACTGCTGAGCCAACTCCGCATCCTCAGTAAAATCAGCCAGCGTCTCCCACTGTACCGGATGGTCTTTACGCTCTACGCCCTCATGCTCCAGGCAAAGCTGCTTCAGCTCATCGTAACAAAGGTCAAAGGTCTTTTGGTTGGATTTCGCAACAGCCTCAACCATGGTCTCAGCCAGAGTGTGTACCCGCTTATACAGTTTGGTATTCATTATGTCACTCCACAGAATAGAGCGAGAGTATAAACCATTGGCAGCAAAATCAGCAGCGGGTTAATGCCTGAAAAGAAATAAAGTAGGCCTAGATAATACCTTGCTTTAACGCCTTTACAATGGCGTGCGTTCTGCTCTGAGTGTCGAGCTTATGGAAAATATTATTGAAGTGAAACTTCACCGTTCTCTCTGAGATTGAGCAAATCATCGCGATATCCCAGGTTGACTTACCCTCGGCGGCCCAAGACAGCACCTCCAACTCACGTGCGGTTAATACTGCCCGCTCACACACAGACTTCGACAATGAGTTAACCACACTTGAGCCAATCAACTCTAACACCGCCAAGTGTTCACGGTTAAGTTCGCGGCCAGACACCGACAGAACGTGCAAATCGTTGCAAACACCGCGACGCTCAAAATGACCAATACTGGCACCTTTGCTAAGACCAGCACCCTCTGCAACCGCCATATAATGCCGTTGACGCTCGCTGAGATCCAATGACCGGCATAGCACAGGCCAATTAAACGCTTTTCTACCCTGGGCGGAATAAGCTATCACCGGATCAACCTCATGATAGTCATTCTCTTCATACTGCTTTGACCACTCGGAGTTTACACCGCTGCTGACAAAGTCTTTGGTAACATAATTTTCAATCTTGCGTTCACTACCCGCATCACAACGCAACTTAAGCAGGGCAACACCTTCGATATCTAACAGGTTTTGCAAGTCTGAGGTCGCAGTAATAACATCATCAAAGGAATCGGCGCCGTTGAACGACTGAAACACATCGACGACCGTCGTCAGCTGTAATGCGCTATTAAAAGAACTCATAATCAATAAATCCATTTGAAGCTGTATATGAGCACAACGGCATCGGCCCACTAGCATTTTTATCCTAATCGAAACATCAACGGTAAATCTTCACTGTTAGAGTGATCTACCCAGTACTAGCAAACAAAGTCTATAGCTTAACAAAATAATAGCAACGCTCTATATAGTTCATCTGTCAAAATTAATACTTGGTAGTGATATTTTTTTAATTACAGCATTAAACTTGTTAAAAACACCGACAAAAATGTGAGACCCGGCACAAAAAAGGCTTAATTTATTCCTGCTACCTGCCAGAAAGTGCAGGTAACCTGACGCCCGACACAAGATAGTATTTTGCTAGTAATCGAGATATAAAGCTGACTCATTGGGCTTATATGCCAGACATCACATAAAACGCCTGTTAGACTAACTCCTTAATTTAGCTATGTCGCTAACGCACCACATTCAGTGTCGATGAAAACAACAGGCTTAATTACCATTCACCGCCTTATTAAACAGAAAAATTACATGAAAATCCTATACGTTGACGACGAGCCCAAGGAATTAAAATATTTTAAGCGTGCACTTAATCACAGTTTTGACATTGTCCTCGCTGACAGTGTGGATGAGGGGATTCTTCTTTTAGACCAACCTGACAGTAACATTTCAGTGGTTATCACCGACCAAAGAATGCCCAACAAGCTAGGCACTGAGCTATTAAGCTATGCCCAACAGAACCATCCCAGTATAACCAGAATGCTGACTACAGCCTATTGCGATATTGAAAGCGCCATATCAGCCATCAATGATGTTGAAGTTTTTCGCTACATACCCAAGCCCTGGGATATAGAAAGCCTGGGCAAAGAGCTTGAACTGGCTGTCGAAAAAAATTATGCCACCAGCCAAGTCAAAACTGACTTTGAAAGTCAGATTATGGCTGAGGCTAATGAAGACTGCCAACAATGGTTGGAGTATGCCGAGAGAGCCTACGCTGATGAAAAAGTATATCGACATGGAATAGAAGCGTTCGCCAGCAAGTATTACCTGCGAGTAAGGGAACAATACGACGACAATGAAACAAGAAGAATCTGCCAAAAGATAGACCTCCTCATCGATGAGATATTTCTAGACGAAAGCATTACAGGACGCTTTGGGCATTAGACGATGACAAACCTTGAGAAGATATTCGCATATCTAGTTCGATCAAAGACACAGCTAAATAGTATTTCAAAAGCAGAATTTTCAACAAAAAGCAAAGAGAGCTTATATTTTTTAAAAAAATTAAAAGAATTGTTTGACGATTATGAAAGCGAATCATCAAAGAAAAACAATAAAACCCATGAGAGCAGTAGTGAATTAACTGAAATACTTAGCGAATCTACTTTTTTTGAACGTTCTCTTAAAAAACCACTGGGGTACCCTGGCGACTACCTCATGGTGAAAATGATTTTTGACAATGAAATATCTGAAAAAAGCAACTTTGCCACACTGCTAAACAAGTTCTTTTTATCCAGCGACACCGCAGAAGGACATAGAAATAGAATAAAAATCATTCAGAATATAATTTTCAACACAATATCTGGTGCAAAATCTGATATAAGAATACTGAGTATTGGCTGCGGCCCTGCTATTGAAATTTTCACCGCATTAGAGTTGTTGACGCCAAATAAAACGGTGACTATTGATCTTGTAGATTCAAACCAAGAAACAATCGATTACCTCGACACTGTCATCAGCAGTCTCGACGCCAAAAATGCCATAATCAACACGCACAGAAAATCCGCAAACAATATAATTCGAGGGAATTTCTCCAACAATGGTTACGATTTATGCTATTGCGCAGGGTTACTCGACTATCTTGATGACAGAACCTCTCAGCTATTATTAAAGTCCCTCGAAGGAAAAGCAAAAAAGGGAGGGAAGGTTATTGCCACCAACGTCTCCAAGGCCAACCCAATTTACTATCTGATGAGAAACATTGCAGACTGGGACCTGATACAAAGAAACAAGAACCACCTGCAAAACCTGACATCAAAGCATTCGACTGTATATTCTGACAGCACCCAAACAAATTCCTTTATAGAAATACACAATGAGTAGAAACAAACTATTAGAATCTTACGACAAATCTAAGAATGCCTCCAAAGAAAAAGAAATTAAAACGACCTATCTCGTGTCGATTCTTTTGATGCCTGCTGGATACAGCATGGACTATATTATTTATCCCGATTACTTCTGGCAGTTAGCAATTATTCGGGCTGTTACAATCGTTATTCTTGTTATTGCTTACCTCATCTTTTGTCATCGAATAAAAAACAAAAAAAATGATCACTTAAGCTTCTTTGAATTCTACTGCCCTACTATGGTGATATCGTCTTTAGCCGCCATGATTTATATAACCAATGGCGTCGAGTCCCCCTACTACGCAGCCATAAACTTAGTCATCATGGGTACCAACTTACTCTTACCACTTACATTGACGAAAGCAATAATAAACTCAGCCTCGTCTATAGCGATCTATTTAGCAGCCATTACACTACACAATGTGGGTAAAGACGGGTTCGACCTAGTAACACTTTACAACAACCTTTATTTTCTCACCTTAACATCAATAATTGGCTGCATTGCATGCTATGCAACTGAAAAGAAACGTTTTTTTGAGTTCTCACTACAATATGAGCTCAACATAAAGAACAAAGAATTAGCCAGGGCAAACCAATCAAAAACAGAATTTTTTGCCAACATTAGTCACGAGCTGCGCACGCCATTGACCCTGATAATATCTCCTCTCGAAGATTTAGAGCGGGGGGACTCATTGTCTCGTAATGAAAGAATTGAGTTGACTTCTATTATTAAGAAGAACAGCTACCGTCTTCTTAAACTGGTTAACGATTTACTAACCTCAATAAAAATCGATGCCCACCAAATCGGAGAGCGTCAAGACATTCATATTCTATCGCTAATATCTGAAACAGCCGAAACCATGCGGGTTATCGCAAACAAACAAAAATTATCTATCCGCATAGCCAAAATGAAAGATATTAGCAATATGTTTATCGATGGCAATAAAGATGCCCTCGATAAAATTTTCATTAACGTTATTAATAACGCGATTAAATTCACCCCCCCTGGTGGAAAAATTACAATATCGTTTGAATATATCAATGGTCAACTGACCACACATATTTCTGACACCGGCATAGGCATCAACCATAATGATCTGCCTCATGTCTTCGAGCCATTTCGCCAAGGCGACAGCTCCGCAACACGAAATTACCAGGGAACAGGCCTCGGTCTTTCTTTGGTCAAACAGTTAGTTGAAGAGCTAGATGGTAGTATCTACATTGATAGCATCATCAACCAAGGGACGACTGTTTCGATAACCTTCCCGACAAAGGATTGCAACGACGATGTCATCGACACCTCAAAACCGATGCAGCTTTCACCGCTTGAGAAAATGCATAAAAAGGCCGACTTTTTTATGCATCTCAACATTCCTGTAGAGAGCCATACCCTGCACCATGACGAGTCAAACCTCATAACACCACAACAATCAGGTAACACCACTCACCCCTCAAGCATATTAGTTGTTGAAGATGAGCCGGACTTACGTGGCTACCTTGAGAATATTCTCTCCCCCCATTATCACGTTATTACCGCCAGTGATGGCGAACAAGGGTTAATACAATATCAAAAGCACAAACCCAGCCTTGCGCTTGTTGATCTAATGCTTCCTAAGATCGATGGCATTGATTTATGCCGTCAAATTAAATCAGTGGACAATCACCACTGTAAAATCATTATGCTAACTGCACGGACAGATGAAAAATCGAAGATACAGGCCCTGACTAATGGTGCTGATGACTTCCTCAACAAACCATTTTCGGCCACTGAGCTTAAGACAAGACTGTCCAACATCAGCGATGTTCAAGCATTTCAGAAAGGCCTCGAGCTTTCTAACAATGAACTCAAAGCCACTATTTCTAACCTGAAGGCTACCAAGGGTCAACTGATCCAAAGCGAAAAACTCAACTCTATTGGCAGCCTCGCAGCCGGTTTATTGCATGAGGTCAATAACCCGCTAAATTACGCCTTCACTGCAGTACAAATTCTTCAGCGTGAGCCCAATATTATTAATGATGCCGACAGTTTGGAAATGGTCGACGATATTCATGAAGGCATGGAACGTATCAAACAAATTGTCAGTGACTTACATAATTTTGCCCACCCAGGCAGTGTCGACGAGCACAGCGACTTTCTACTCTATAACACCGTGGATACGGCTATTCGCTTTACCTCTGCCGACACCAAGCAGATATCAATTCTGATCACTAACAATGTCGATCGCAACATCGAGGTTAAGGCTTCGAACAGTCACATATTGCAGGTATTTATCAACCTCATTAATAACGCCACCGCCGCCATGAAAAATGGCAAAGAACGAAATATCTCGATCAACTCTAAGATAGTTAATGGCAGAGTGCTTATCTCATTCAAAGACAGCGGTTGCGGCATAGGTAAAGAGAAAATTGACAGAATCTTCGAACCATTCTATACCACTCGAGATGTTGGTAAGGGTATCGGCATGGGTCTAAGCATTTGCCATACCATCATACAGAGTCACCACGGCAGCTTAACAGTCAACAGCGAGGAGGGTGTCTTCACCGAATTTCAATTTGACCTCACACTTGCTAGCAATACTGCGTAGCATAATGGCCGCCGATTACCGAGGTAAACGGCGGCCAAACCAAGATTACTTGCGGTCAAATCTGACCTGCATCTGACTAAAGCCTCTGACATTTCCGGAGTGCACCCGAACAAGAGAAGCCTCATCCACTTGAAATCCCTTGTAGACCTTAAAGAGTTCCTCCATACACACCCTGCCCTCCAGCCTGGCCAATGCCGCCCCTAGGCAAAAATGCACACCCTTACCAAAGGCGACATTTTGGCTTAAATCCCGGTCAATATCGTAGATATCAGGCTGTTCAAATCGACGCGGATCACGGTTGGCAGCGCCCACTAGCAATGCGACTTTGACGCCCTTGGGAATAGTCA
It encodes:
- the fusA gene encoding elongation factor G; protein product: MADLSKYRNIGIFAHVDAGKTTTTERILKLTGKIHKTGEVHDGESTTDFMEQEAERGITIQSAATTCFWKDHRMNIIDTPGHVDFTVEVYRSLKVLDGGVGVFCGSGGVEPQSETNWRYANDSEVARIIFVNKLDRMGADFLRVVGQVEKVLGANPMVMTLPIGIEEDFKGLVDILSRTAYVWDDSGQPENFETIDIPADMVDQVEEYREKLIEMAVEQDDDLMMMYMDGEEPSMEDIKRCIRKGTRTMDFFPTYCGSAFKNKGVQLILDAVIDYLPSPTEVDPQPLTDEEGTPNGEVALVTPDAPFRALAFKIMDDRFGALTFIRIYSGVLNKGDTILNSFTGKTERIGRMVEMHADERTELSSAQAGDIIAIVGMKNVQTGHTLCDPKHECTLEPMVFPEPVISISVTPKDKTGIDKMGIAIGKMVAEDPTFLVHTDEESGQTILRGMGELHLDIKVDILKRTYGVDLEVGEPMVAYRETITQEVDDSYTHKKQSGGSGQYGKIDYIIKPGEPGTGFTFSSKVVGGNVPKEFFPAVEKGFNSMMDTGPLAGFPVLDVEVVLYDGGMHAVDSSAIAFEIAAKGAFRQSMPKAGPQLIEPIMAVDVFTPDDNVGDVIGDLNRRRGMIKDQEAGVSGVRIKADVPLSEMFGYIGHLRTITSGRGQFSMEFSHYSSCPQNVAEKVIAEEKERQEAKNKK
- a CDS encoding 3-deoxy-7-phosphoheptulonate synthase; translated protein: MKSTDDVRINELKELISPEQLIEQLPVSEPAGSVVNQARNTIHNILHGKDDRLLAIVGPCSIHDPGAAIEYGKQLKALHDELIDDVFIVMRVYFEKPRTTVGWKGLINDPDLDDSFQINKGLQIARKLLLDLGNMGLAAGSEYLDLISPQYIADLISWGAIGARTTESQTHRELASGLSCPVGFKNATDGDIQVAIDAINSASQPHNFLSVTKGGRSAIFNTTGNEDCHVILRGGKHPNYDMFSVDDTSSMLTKSGLAPRIMIDASHANSRKIPARQIDVSNDIANQVAKGNDAIFGVMIESNIVEGRQNVVDGQPLTYGQSITDPCINIDDTAAALRNLAQAVQERRG
- a CDS encoding aromatic ring-hydroxylating oxygenase subunit alpha, with product MDQSTTNNLINRLIDAIEIGDSEQGDSSPLIDSSIFVDNAVFNAEKQHFFHNTPQVVGFASEVSKPGSYFTTDVLGIPIVITRDEDHQLHAFINACAHRGAKVANGSGERKRLTCSFHGWTYDLNGQLYGRPKKQCFDQAGPECNLSKLPVSDKYGVLVVGPHRGISQPQVDQALDDIGDQLVGFELQHSQPLDCRRIDVKANWKLIAGLSHESYHFNILHRNSVGQLLDPNSVFDTFKRHSRWAYAVKGIENLKKQPEQQWPRFLLGGCNHTLFPGTLLITNQSDAQMIRLEPGNKPNESIIYFSGIFRDTNKREDSQSAFDFGFDVFTTEDLPAAEECQRGFEAGMPTMIIGKNEPVMAFWHQLWQQELAKVAT
- a CDS encoding helix-turn-helix transcriptional regulator, whose amino-acid sequence is MSSFNSALQLTTVVDVFQSFNGADSFDDVITATSDLQNLLDIEGVALLKLRCDAGSERKIENYVTKDFVSSGVNSEWSKQYEENDYHEVDPVIAYSAQGRKAFNWPVLCRSLDLSERQRHYMAVAEGAGLSKGASIGHFERRGVCNDLHVLSVSGRELNREHLAVLELIGSSVVNSLSKSVCERAVLTARELEVLSWAAEGKSTWDIAMICSISERTVKFHFNNIFHKLDTQSRTHAIVKALKQGII
- a CDS encoding response regulator, producing the protein MKILYVDDEPKELKYFKRALNHSFDIVLADSVDEGILLLDQPDSNISVVITDQRMPNKLGTELLSYAQQNHPSITRMLTTAYCDIESAISAINDVEVFRYIPKPWDIESLGKELELAVEKNYATSQVKTDFESQIMAEANEDCQQWLEYAERAYADEKVYRHGIEAFASKYYLRVREQYDDNETRRICQKIDLLIDEIFLDESITGRFGH
- a CDS encoding ATP-binding response regulator, with protein sequence MSRNKLLESYDKSKNASKEKEIKTTYLVSILLMPAGYSMDYIIYPDYFWQLAIIRAVTIVILVIAYLIFCHRIKNKKNDHLSFFEFYCPTMVISSLAAMIYITNGVESPYYAAINLVIMGTNLLLPLTLTKAIINSASSIAIYLAAITLHNVGKDGFDLVTLYNNLYFLTLTSIIGCIACYATEKKRFFEFSLQYELNIKNKELARANQSKTEFFANISHELRTPLTLIISPLEDLERGDSLSRNERIELTSIIKKNSYRLLKLVNDLLTSIKIDAHQIGERQDIHILSLISETAETMRVIANKQKLSIRIAKMKDISNMFIDGNKDALDKIFINVINNAIKFTPPGGKITISFEYINGQLTTHISDTGIGINHNDLPHVFEPFRQGDSSATRNYQGTGLGLSLVKQLVEELDGSIYIDSIINQGTTVSITFPTKDCNDDVIDTSKPMQLSPLEKMHKKADFFMHLNIPVESHTLHHDESNLITPQQSGNTTHPSSILVVEDEPDLRGYLENILSPHYHVITASDGEQGLIQYQKHKPSLALVDLMLPKIDGIDLCRQIKSVDNHHCKIIMLTARTDEKSKIQALTNGADDFLNKPFSATELKTRLSNISDVQAFQKGLELSNNELKATISNLKATKGQLIQSEKLNSIGSLAAGLLHEVNNPLNYAFTAVQILQREPNIINDADSLEMVDDIHEGMERIKQIVSDLHNFAHPGSVDEHSDFLLYNTVDTAIRFTSADTKQISILITNNVDRNIEVKASNSHILQVFINLINNATAAMKNGKERNISINSKIVNGRVLISFKDSGCGIGKEKIDRIFEPFYTTRDVGKGIGMGLSICHTIIQSHHGSLTVNSEEGVFTEFQFDLTLASNTA